Proteins from a single region of Bos javanicus breed banteng chromosome 25, ARS-OSU_banteng_1.0, whole genome shotgun sequence:
- the ANTKMT gene encoding adenine nucleotide translocase lysine N-methyltransferase isoform X2 — translation MEQDDPAEALTELRERRPGPLELLQVAAGSGLAVYAVWALLLQPGFRRVPLRLQVPYVGASARQVEHVLSLLRGRPGKTVDLGSGDGRIVLAAHRCGLRPAVGYELNPWLVGLARLRAWKAGCAGSVRYHREDLWKLPLLEDKLQAELPAGARVVSGRFPLPTWQPVAVVGEGLDRVWAYDIHRGGPAGQAVPGPSSASVLGTPNSQNG, via the exons ATGGAGCAGGACGACCCGGCCGAGGCGCTGACGGAGCTGCGCGAGCGGCGGCCGGGCCCGTTGGAGCTGCTGCAGGTGGCGGCGGGCTCGGGCCTGGCCGTCTACGCCGTGTGGGCGCTGCTGCTGCAGCCCGGCTTCCGCCGCGTGCCGCTGCGCCTGCAG GTGCCGTATGTCGGCGCGAGTGCCAGGCAGGTGGAGCACGTGTTGTCGTTGCTGCGAGGCCGTCCTGGGAAGACAGTGGACCTGGGCTCTGGGGACGGCAGGATT GTGCTGGCTGCCCACAGGTGCGGCCTCCGCCCCGCTGTGGGCTACGAACTGAACCCCTGGCTGGTGGGACTGGCGCGGCTGCGTGCCTGGAAGGCAGGCTGTGCTGGCAGTGTCCGCTACCACCGTGAGGACCTCTGGAAG CTCCCATTGCTGGAGGACAAGCTGCAGGCAGAGTTGCCTGCAGGAGCCCGCGTGGTGTCTGGgcgcttccccctccccacctggcaGCCTGTGGCTGTGGTAGGTGAGGGCCTGGACCGAGTCTGGGCCTATGACATCCACAGAGGTGGGCCCGCTGGGCAGGCTGTGCCAGGGCCCAGTTCTGCCTCCGTACTTGGAACCCCCAATTCTCAGAATGGCTGA
- the METRN gene encoding meteorin: MPTPALLCALCFCLLAAAARAGYSEDRCSWRGSGLTQEPGSVGQLALACADGKIEWLYPAGALRLTLGGSEPSAQPGIVCLRPTRPFAGAQVFVERTGGGLELLLAEGQGPAGARCARWGPRERRALFLQATPHPDLSRRLASFRFQLREDGRPELPPQARSLGADAACRPCSDAELLLAVCTSDFVIYGTILGVAHNAELQESVITVAAARVLRQTLPVFRVGGPGGQGQASIRTPLHCGVRPGPGTFLFMGWNRFGEAWLGCAPRLQEFSRAYAAAHADHLHPCEVVLD; the protein is encoded by the exons ATGCCGACCCCTGCGCTGCTCTGCGCACTTTGCTTCTGCCTCTTGGCCGCGGCCGCTCGCGCCGGCTACTCGGAGGACCGCTGCAGCTGGAGGGGCAG CGGCCTGACCCAGGAGCCCGGCAGCGTGGGACAGCTCGCCCTGGCCTGTGCGGACGGCAAGATCGAGTGGCTGTACCCGGCCGGGGCGCTGCGCCTCACCCTGGGCGGCTCTGAGCCCAGCGCGCAGCCCGGCATCGTCTGCCTGCGGCCGACGCGGCCCTTCGCAGGCGCCCAAGTCTTCGTGGAGCGGACGGGCGGCGGGCTAGAGTTGCTGCTGGCCGAGGGCCAGGGCCCGGCCGGGGCCCGGTGCGCGCGCTGGGGTCCTCGCGAGCGCCGGGCCCTCTTCCTGCAGGCCACCCCGCATCCCGACCTCAGCCGCCGCTTGGCCTCCTTCCGCTTCCAGCTGCGGGAGGACGGGCGTCCGGAGCTGCCCCCGCAGGCCCGCAGCCTTGGAGCGGATG CTGCCTGCAGACCCTGCAGTGATGCCGAGCTCCTCCTGGCCGTGTGCACCAGTGACTTTG TGATCTACGGAACCATCCTCGGAGTTGCCCACAACGCAGAGCTACAGGAGTCTGTCATCACCGTGGCAGCTGCACGTGTCCTCCGCCAGACGCTGCCGGTTTTCCGGGTGGGGGGCCCTGGGGGCCAGGGGCAGGCCTCCATTCGCACCCCACTGCACTGTGGCGTGCGCCCCGGCCCTGGCACCTTCCTCTTCATGGGCTGGAACCGCTTTGGTGAGGCCTGGCTGGGCTGTGCTCCCCGCCTCCAGGAATTCAGCCGTGCCTACGCGGCTGCCCACGCTGACCACCTGCACCCCTGCGAGGTGGTGCTGGACTGA
- the ANTKMT gene encoding adenine nucleotide translocase lysine N-methyltransferase isoform X1, with amino-acid sequence MEQDDPAEALTELRERRPGPLELLQVAAGSGLAVYAVWALLLQPGFRRVPLRLQVPYVGASARQVEHVLSLLRGRPGKTVDLGSGDGRIVLAAHRCGLRPAVGYELNPWLVGLARLRAWKAGCAGSVRYHREDLWKVSLRDCHNVSVFLAPSVLPLLEDKLQAELPAGARVVSGRFPLPTWQPVAVVGEGLDRVWAYDIHRGGPAGQAVPGPSSASVLGTPNSQNG; translated from the exons ATGGAGCAGGACGACCCGGCCGAGGCGCTGACGGAGCTGCGCGAGCGGCGGCCGGGCCCGTTGGAGCTGCTGCAGGTGGCGGCGGGCTCGGGCCTGGCCGTCTACGCCGTGTGGGCGCTGCTGCTGCAGCCCGGCTTCCGCCGCGTGCCGCTGCGCCTGCAG GTGCCGTATGTCGGCGCGAGTGCCAGGCAGGTGGAGCACGTGTTGTCGTTGCTGCGAGGCCGTCCTGGGAAGACAGTGGACCTGGGCTCTGGGGACGGCAGGATT GTGCTGGCTGCCCACAGGTGCGGCCTCCGCCCCGCTGTGGGCTACGAACTGAACCCCTGGCTGGTGGGACTGGCGCGGCTGCGTGCCTGGAAGGCAGGCTGTGCTGGCAGTGTCCGCTACCACCGTGAGGACCTCTGGAAG GTGAGCCTGAGGGACTGCCATAATGTGTCTGTGTTCCTGGCTCCTAGTGTG CTCCCATTGCTGGAGGACAAGCTGCAGGCAGAGTTGCCTGCAGGAGCCCGCGTGGTGTCTGGgcgcttccccctccccacctggcaGCCTGTGGCTGTGGTAGGTGAGGGCCTGGACCGAGTCTGGGCCTATGACATCCACAGAGGTGGGCCCGCTGGGCAGGCTGTGCCAGGGCCCAGTTCTGCCTCCGTACTTGGAACCCCCAATTCTCAGAATGGCTGA